The Candidatus Binatia bacterium genomic interval TCGAGGTAGCGCTGCGCACTGCGCGGAAGCTGGCCCCAGTCGGTGAGGCCGAACGTGCTCTCGGCCCAGCCCGGGTAGGTCTCGTAGATCGGCTCGCAGCGCGCGACGTCGTCGGCATCCAG includes:
- a CDS encoding adenylosuccinate synthetase, which produces LDADDVARCEPIYETYPGWAESTFGLTDWGQLPRSAQRYLERVQELIGAPIDMVSTGPDRVHTILLRHPYRA